Proteins encoded within one genomic window of Saccharopolyspora pogona:
- a CDS encoding TetR/AcrR family transcriptional regulator: protein MPQPTERADRILDAAGELMIRLGYRKVTIEDIAKQAGVGKGTVYLHWRTKERLFESLFLRESVDLITELVDAVRRDPDEVRPHRFLQNSFLATQRRPLMRALVTGDAELLGNLKQASAQIRGQEFTTRYFELITKYDLVRDDVPHLIFSMSAAVTGFFMVDNINPHLAGPDDRAKADALALTVRRAFEPEQGPDRASLISAAAEISALFDEINANYRKWIYTSEMDMERT, encoded by the coding sequence ATGCCGCAGCCCACCGAACGTGCCGACCGCATCCTTGACGCGGCCGGCGAGCTGATGATTCGGCTGGGCTACCGGAAGGTGACCATCGAGGACATCGCCAAGCAGGCCGGCGTCGGCAAGGGCACCGTCTACCTGCACTGGCGCACCAAGGAGCGGCTGTTCGAATCGCTGTTCCTGCGCGAATCGGTGGACCTGATCACCGAACTCGTCGACGCCGTGCGCCGCGACCCCGACGAGGTCCGGCCGCACCGGTTCCTGCAGAACTCGTTCCTGGCCACCCAGCGCAGGCCGCTGATGCGGGCGCTGGTCACCGGCGACGCGGAACTGCTCGGCAACCTCAAGCAGGCCTCGGCTCAGATCCGCGGGCAGGAGTTCACCACCCGCTACTTCGAGCTGATCACCAAGTACGACCTCGTCCGCGACGACGTGCCGCACCTGATCTTTTCGATGAGCGCCGCCGTCACCGGGTTCTTCATGGTGGACAACATCAACCCGCACCTGGCGGGCCCGGACGACCGCGCCAAGGCGGACGCGCTGGCGCTGACCGTCCGCCGCGCCTTCGAACCCGAGCAAGGACCGGACCGCGCCTCGCTGATCTCGGCCGCGGCCGAGATCAGCGCGCTGTTCGACGAGATCAACGCGAACTACCGGAAGTGGATCTACACCTCCGAGATGGACATGGAGCGCACCTGA
- a CDS encoding cytochrome P450 → MTTLADAWGINESQFWLRGVRPDQPVANDSAAGIWNVYGYPEVLEALSDPATFSSATQRLVPEASGFQEGNIVQMDPPEHNKLRKLVSHAFTPKVVAGLEPRIAALTNELLDAVSDRTELVRDLAYPLPVIVIAELLGVPSSDRGLFKKWVDAMFESSNQVSLKDRSKEQEEYMAKALDQVQELTKYLAEHVAERRRAPREDLLSKLVVAEVDGARLRDAEVVNFGMVLLIAGHITTTMLLGNTVLCLDAHPEQFAKVRADRSLVPSAIEESLRFFSPFAAVSRVTNREVELGGQRIPADELLLLWVAAANRDPRQFTAPDVFDIGRDPNPHIGFGRGIHFCLGAPLARLEGRVALNILLDRFPNLRTDPAEGPEFIPSPNMTGVRKLPLLV, encoded by the coding sequence ATGACGACCCTCGCCGACGCCTGGGGGATAAACGAATCGCAGTTCTGGTTGCGGGGGGTGCGACCGGATCAGCCGGTGGCGAACGACTCGGCGGCCGGGATCTGGAACGTATACGGATACCCCGAGGTCCTGGAGGCCCTCAGCGACCCGGCGACCTTTTCCTCAGCCACCCAGCGGCTGGTGCCGGAGGCGTCCGGGTTCCAGGAGGGCAACATCGTGCAGATGGACCCGCCGGAGCACAACAAGCTCCGCAAGCTGGTGAGCCACGCGTTCACCCCGAAGGTCGTCGCGGGCCTGGAACCCCGGATCGCCGCGCTGACCAACGAACTCCTCGATGCCGTGTCCGACCGGACCGAGCTGGTCCGCGATCTGGCCTATCCGCTGCCGGTCATCGTGATCGCGGAACTGCTGGGCGTGCCGAGCAGCGACCGGGGCCTGTTCAAGAAATGGGTCGACGCGATGTTCGAGAGCTCCAACCAGGTCTCCCTCAAGGACCGCTCGAAGGAGCAAGAGGAGTACATGGCGAAGGCCCTGGACCAGGTCCAGGAGCTGACCAAGTACCTGGCCGAGCACGTCGCGGAGCGCCGGCGGGCACCGCGCGAGGACCTGCTGAGCAAGCTCGTCGTGGCCGAAGTGGACGGTGCGCGGCTCAGAGACGCCGAGGTGGTCAACTTCGGCATGGTGCTGCTGATCGCCGGGCACATCACCACGACCATGCTGCTGGGCAACACGGTGCTGTGTCTGGACGCGCACCCCGAGCAGTTCGCGAAGGTGCGGGCGGACCGGTCGCTGGTGCCCTCGGCGATCGAGGAGTCGCTGCGCTTCTTCAGCCCGTTCGCCGCGGTTTCCCGGGTGACCAACCGGGAGGTCGAGCTCGGTGGGCAGCGGATCCCGGCCGATGAACTGCTGCTGCTGTGGGTCGCGGCGGCCAACCGGGACCCCCGCCAATTCACCGCCCCGGACGTCTTCGACATCGGCCGGGACCCGAACCCGCACATCGGGTTCGGGCGGGGCATCCACTTCTGCCTGGGCGCGCCGCTGGCCCGGCTGGAGGGACGGGTCGCGCTGAACATCCTGCTGGACCGGTTCCCGAACCTGCGGACCGACCCGGCGGAGGGCCCGGAGTTCATCCCCAGCCCCAACATGACCGGAGTCCGAAAGCTGCCCCTGCTGGTCTAG
- a CDS encoding MFS transporter, with translation MSFRLLVLAVGTFVINTGSYLVAGVLPAIAAQVGVPITTAGQLITVHALTYAVSAPVLSTVVGRWDRRRLLWLSLALFVVGNIATAVAPDFGTLTAARVLGALGASLFTPTAVVIAADLVPLDRRGRAVSTVLSGLTLATVIGVPLGVLLEGSIGYQGLFWTVAVLGVLASIALLALPPVPAPPVMRIRERVSVLRNRAVLWVLVVSMLASLADFAAYTYASPMLSSLTGAGASTLGVLLFVYGVAGAMGNTVVGRLTDRFGSAIGIVGSLLVLAAGLAFLPVAGGSALATVVVLVLWGLGGWGIMPAVQHRLISLIPAGAGMVIAFNSSALYLGMGFGGLTGGAVAAEWGWVALGPVSAAVALLALVLFWRTNPTTTATPGTAAAPAQEAQPVA, from the coding sequence ATGTCCTTCCGGCTCCTGGTGCTCGCCGTCGGCACCTTCGTCATCAACACCGGCTCGTACCTGGTCGCCGGCGTGCTGCCGGCGATCGCCGCGCAGGTCGGCGTGCCCATCACGACCGCCGGCCAGCTGATCACGGTGCACGCGCTGACCTACGCGGTCAGCGCCCCCGTCCTGTCCACTGTGGTCGGTCGGTGGGATCGCCGGCGACTGCTGTGGTTGTCGCTGGCCCTGTTCGTGGTGGGCAACATCGCCACCGCGGTGGCCCCGGACTTCGGCACCCTCACCGCTGCCCGCGTGCTCGGAGCGCTGGGCGCGAGCCTGTTCACCCCGACAGCGGTGGTGATCGCCGCCGACCTGGTGCCGCTGGATCGCCGCGGGCGCGCAGTGTCCACAGTGCTCAGCGGGCTGACCCTGGCGACCGTGATCGGCGTGCCGCTGGGCGTGCTGCTGGAAGGCTCCATCGGCTACCAGGGCCTCTTCTGGACCGTTGCCGTGCTGGGCGTGCTCGCTTCGATCGCCCTGCTGGCCCTTCCGCCGGTCCCGGCGCCGCCGGTGATGCGGATCCGGGAACGTGTGTCGGTGCTGCGCAACCGGGCCGTGCTGTGGGTGCTCGTGGTGTCGATGCTCGCCTCCCTCGCGGACTTCGCCGCCTACACCTATGCCTCGCCGATGCTGTCCTCGCTGACCGGTGCGGGCGCGAGCACGCTCGGCGTCCTGCTGTTCGTCTACGGCGTCGCGGGCGCGATGGGCAACACCGTGGTCGGGCGGCTCACGGACCGGTTCGGCTCGGCGATCGGCATCGTCGGCTCGCTGCTGGTGCTCGCCGCCGGGCTGGCGTTCCTGCCGGTCGCGGGCGGTTCCGCGCTGGCCACCGTCGTGGTGCTTGTCCTCTGGGGGCTCGGCGGCTGGGGGATCATGCCCGCCGTCCAACACCGGCTGATCTCGCTGATCCCGGCCGGGGCCGGCATGGTGATCGCCTTCAACTCGTCGGCTCTGTACCTGGGAATGGGCTTCGGCGGCCTGACCGGGGGAGCGGTCGCGGCTGAGTGGGGCTGGGTGGCCCTGGGGCCGGTGTCGGCCGCCGTCGCCCTCCTCGCCCTGGTCCTCTTCTGGCGGACCAACCCGACCACCACCGCCACCCCGGGCACCGCTGCGGCTCCCGCCCAGGAGGCCCAACCCGTCGCTTGA
- a CDS encoding YbaK/EbsC family protein gives MSNATDTFAACLRDLDVAGSVVEFDTDVPTAAAAADRLGCELGAIANSLIFTAGDEPLLIVASGAHRVDTKHVGRLLGVRKIRRATPEFVLETTGQPVGGVGPVGHPRPIRTVVDRMLADHPEVWAGAGSKHAMFPTTFGELVRITGGLPAEVEKPEPHPDRTSS, from the coding sequence ATGAGCAATGCCACGGACACCTTCGCCGCCTGCCTGCGCGACCTCGACGTCGCGGGGTCAGTCGTCGAGTTCGACACCGACGTGCCGACCGCAGCGGCGGCAGCCGACCGGCTCGGCTGCGAGCTCGGCGCGATCGCGAACAGCCTGATCTTCACCGCCGGCGACGAGCCGCTTCTGATCGTCGCCAGCGGCGCGCACCGCGTAGACACCAAGCACGTCGGGCGGTTGCTCGGGGTGCGCAAGATCCGGCGGGCCACCCCGGAATTCGTGCTGGAAACGACCGGGCAGCCGGTGGGTGGTGTCGGTCCGGTCGGGCACCCGCGGCCAATCCGGACCGTGGTGGACCGGATGCTGGCCGACCACCCGGAGGTCTGGGCGGGCGCGGGCTCCAAGCACGCGATGTTCCCGACGACGTTCGGCGAGCTGGTGCGGATCACCGGCGGCTTGCCCGCCGAAGTGGAGAAACCTGAGCCGCACCCCGACCGCACCAGCTCGTGA